In a single window of the Bacillus mycoides genome:
- a CDS encoding YrhA family protein, with amino-acid sequence MWKNMILEIGDILKSVNYKLNTPATDTEVQRLREHAKEKFNVDLPSEYEEFLKTVNGLDFDGLVLYGVDSPLLETEKDEHEHICGFIDTNEIWYENEFQKEYLFFGDSNIAWFCKNLSDGTYLELDKPSGTVMNTYNDFNTMLEEALKITLL; translated from the coding sequence ATGTGGAAAAATATGATTTTGGAAATTGGAGATATACTGAAAAGTGTTAATTATAAGCTGAATACACCCGCAACGGATACTGAAGTTCAGAGATTAAGAGAACATGCAAAAGAGAAATTTAATGTTGATTTACCGAGTGAATACGAAGAGTTTCTTAAAACTGTAAATGGTTTAGACTTTGATGGATTGGTACTTTACGGAGTCGATTCTCCTTTACTAGAAACAGAAAAAGATGAACATGAACATATTTGCGGCTTTATAGACACGAATGAGATTTGGTATGAAAATGAATTTCAAAAAGAGTATCTTTTCTTTGGGGATTCAAATATTGCGTGGTTTTGCAAAAACTTATCAGACGGTACTTATCTAGAACTTGATAAACCATCAGGTACGGTAATGAACACATATAATGAT